CGCGGGGGTGCGGATCCATCCGGGGAGGTTGCGCGCGGCGGGCCACGCGGTCCCGACGAGCCGCCCGGGGGTGACGAGCGTCGACGACCCGAGCGCGCTGCACGCCAAGACGTGCCACGCCACGCTGCAGGCCAACCTGGCCGAGGTGGTGTTGCTGCTGCAACGTTCGTGCGCCCTGCCGGGAGCGGTGGGGTGGCGGATCGCGCGTGAGGCGGCTTCGGCGGTGGCCGCACGTGTCGGGCAACGGGGTGGTACCGCGCTCTCCGAGGATCTCGCGGCGCTGTTCGCTCCCGAGTCGCCGCAGAAAGCGCTGGCCACCATGCGGCTGCGTCCCGACGAGGGGGAGGTCTACCTGCCGCAGCCCAACCCGATGTCCGACCCGTCGCCCGGGTGAGGTTCCGCTCCTGCCGGAGGGCTTACTGGTCCACCTTCTTGAGCACGAGGTGCGAGGGCTCGGTCCACGGTGAGTCGATGTTCCAGGCCGGGGCGGAGCCACGGCCCATGACCCTGGTCAGGACGTAGTCGACCTCTCGCGGTTCCACGGGTGTGAAGTTCCGGTAGTTCGCGCGGAGCAGGGTCGCGGTAACCGGCCCGGCCTCCGCGATGCGTTCGTTGATGTCGGGAGTCAGGATTCCGCGGTCGGAGAGTCCGTCCACGATGGAGCACTCGCAGAAGTAGGCCAGGGTGCCGATCTCACCGGGGCTGCGCACCGTGGCGTCGCCGATCTCCTCCTCCAGCAGGTTCCCGATCCTGGCGTAATCCGACGGGGTCGCCCAGTTGGTCGTGATCGTGGCGCGCTGCCAGGGCGTCCCGGTCTCCACGGCGACCCTGGCCTGGTTGGCGAACACCGCGGTTCCCAGGACCACCGCCACGGTCGCGGCCAGCATCGGAATTCGCCGCCGGTGTCGGGCGGCCACCGCCGCAGTGGCTCCGATCACACCGGCGAGGAACATCGTGAGCCCGAGCATGCTCGGAACGTAGTACCAGTGGTACGGCGGAACCCCGAGCGTGGTGTAGGCGTAGAAGTGCGCGATCCCGCCCACTCCCATGAGTGCCCAGGGGTGCAGCTTGTGCGCCGCGGTGTTGCGCAGCAGTCGTGTCACCAGCCATACCGGCAGCGCGAGCACTCCGAGAGCCGCAGTGACCAGCGCCGCGGTGGTCGCGGTGGGATACACCTCGTAGTACAGCCGCAGTCCGTTACCGAAGTCCCAACTGCCCCAAGCTTCTTGCATCTGCTTGAGTACCAGCGTGTCGGGCACGGCCGAGCCGAACGCGAACCAGCTGAAGCCGAACCAGGGCAGCGAGACGAGGCAGGCGGGCACCAGCCAGCGCCAGAATCTCCGCCACAGCGCGGGGCGGCCCAACAGCAGCACCACGACGAAGATGCCCAGATCCAGTCTGGTCAACGCGAGCAGTCCGGCCGCCACGCCGAACAGCACTCGATTGTGTGTGGTGGCTCCAAGCAGTAGCAGTCCCAGCAGCGCGGAGGCCAGGGTCATCTCCAACCCGACCGAGGAGAGCAGGAACGGGTTGGTCAGCACGAGCAGCGTGCCGAGGATCACGGTCAGGCGCGAAAAACCACTGTGTCGTGCGGAGCGGTGCAGTGCCACGGCCAGGACCGCGTTGGCGAGTACGAAAAGTGCGCCCAGCGCCAGCACGGGCTGCCGCAGCAGGAAGGTCAGCGCTGCCAGTGCCAGCACGTTCAGCGGCGAGGTGGCGGTGTTGGAGAATTCCTGCTCGATCATTCCCCAGTGGCCGTGAAAGGCCAGGTTACGTGCGAAGTCGATGGTGATGTAGGCATCGTCGGTGAGTCCGCCTCGCACGAGCATGAACACGAGTCCGGCGAGCAGTGCGGCACCACCGGCCACCAACGCGGTTTCCCGCTTTCCCGATTGGTTCGGTATCGCGCCACTGGAAAATAACTGAGAAGATTCCTCGTCCCGCGTCGCTTCGGTGACCGCCACTGTTACCCCTCTCACCGCAAGAACAGTGTGAGTAGTTGTTTTGAATCCGTCTCGGGTTTCAGGGCTTATGATATAGAACTTGCCCAGGTGCTCGGTCGCCCCCCGCGCGAGTCGACGATCGCCGTGGCCAGTCAGCTACTTTTCGTTTCCGCACCTTGGTTGAACTGCGTTTTCCCGCGCTTCCGGCCGCACGCGCCGGCTCGCCCGGAGTGCTTGTTCCGCACGAACTCCCGCCGGAGGCTCTCGGTGTCGTATCGCTGATGGTTGCAGTCATCGGTCAGTGTCAAGCACCGTAGCGCGTGTCGCTCCTACACGCTCGATCGTTTTTCGACGAGTGACGGCAGTCGATCTTTTCTCGCACCAGGCGATCACAGTGGTGCGGAAACGCCGTGTGCTGCCGCGGGCGGTGGCGGTGCGGGGCTGCCTTTCGGTGTCCGGGAGAGCTCGGTGCGGCCACGGGAGCGTGCTGGCCGATACGTGGTGTTCGCGGGGTTCTCCGTCCCCGGTCAGCCGAGTTCGTCCGGCCGCAGTCCCCGCCGCAGCCGTTCGAAGTTCTCCGCCAGGTAGTGCCGCATGCTCTCCCCGGTTTCGGATTCCTGCCAGCTCTGCACCGAGACCCGCAGCGTGGTGATGGCCGTCGCGCCGAGCAGGCGCACGTAGACGTCCTCGGTCGTCCTGCCGAGCCGTTGCGCGAATCCCTCGACCAGTGCGGCCTCCAGCGCGCGGAAAGCGGTCACGACCTTTTCGATCAGTTCGGGGTGGTGCCGGAGCACCACGGCCTGGTCCCGCCAGGTGGGCCCGTTCATGGCCGTCTCGATTGCCTCTCCGAGTACCGCTCCGGCCACTTCGAGGGGGTCCTCCTCGGGGGGACGTTCCAGGACGCGGGCGGCGGTGTTGTCGATGGTCTCCCGGTCCCAGGGGACGAGCACTTCCTCCTTGGAGGTGAAGTAGTTGAAGAACGTCCTGGGGGAGACGTCGGCGTGGGCGCAGATGTCGTCGACCGTGACCGCGCCCGTGCCGTGGTCGCGGAACAGCCGGACGGCGGCCTGCTGCAGGGCCTGTCTGGTCGCGCGTTTCTTGCGTTCCCGCAGCCCGCCGGTGCCTGCCTCGCCCGCCCCGTGGTTCGGCGAGGGGCTCGCCGCCCTGGGCGCGGTGCGCGCTGACCTGGCCATTTGCGCTCTCCCTGGCTGCTGCGATGCCGCGACGCTGCTGAGCTGGGGGTTCATCGTAGTGGGGTCGTTCGTGGCCGGACAAACCGGGCGTGTGGGCCCCTCACGGTTAAAGTGCGTAGGTGCATTTTTGCAGTCGCTGCATGAAAATGCTACGGTAGTGCTCGACGCGTTAGGCGTCCCGTCGCGTCGGTGATCGGCCAGTGCCTCGACACGGCCCGCCGCTCGCAACCGCTCGCAATCTTTTCCGCAGTCGTGGCGAGGAGCCGGTGTGCCCAAGGAAGAGCTGAAGTCGTTGGCTCGCAAGCTGGTGTCGACACTGTGGTTCCCGATGTTCTTCGTCGTCGGGTTCATGGTGTTCTACCTGATCCCGTTCCACGCCCCCGCGCCGCACGACGTGCCGGTGGCCGTGGTCGGTGACCGGGCGGCGGCGGGTATCCAGGTCTCGTTCGACAACTCGGTGCCCGACGGCTACGACATCTCCTCGGTGCCCGACGAGGGGGCAGCCAGGCAGGCCGTGCGCGACCGGGACGTCGTCGCCGCCTACGACCCCTCCGCCGGGGAGATGTTCTACGCCAGCGCCAACGGCAGGATGGCCGTGCAGATGCTGCGGCAGTCCTTCGCGCCGGTGGCCGCGCAGTCGGGGCAGCAGCTGACGCTGACCGACCTGGCCGCCACGGCTCCCGGTGACGTGATGGGGACGGGGCTGTTCTACTGCCTGATGGCCATGAACATCGCCCCCTACGTCCTGGTGATGATGCTGCTGCGGGCGGAGTTGACCACCCGGCAGAAGCTGGGCTCGATGGTCGGTTTCGGCGTGGTGTCGTCCCTGATCTGCTACTTCACGGCTCTGTCGTTGGACGTCATCTACAACGATCCGCTGCTGCTGCTGGTCGGCTTCCTGCTCACGCAGGGGATCGCCTGGACGGCCTACGGGCTGGTGCCGATCGTCAAGCAGTTCATCCCCGGCGTCGCCATCGGACTCTTCGTGCTGCTGAGCCTGCCCTCCAGCGGGGGCGCGATCCCGCTGCACTTCGTGCACCCGATCTTCCAGTCCCTGCACCACGTCATGCCGCTGGGCAACGCAGTCGACGCGATGCGCGGCATCCTCTACTTCGACGGCACGGGGGCGCTGCGCAGCACCCTGGTGCTGTGCGCCTGGTTCGTGCTCGGTGCCGCGCTGGTCACGTTCAACCACTTCCGCGCCAAGCGGCTCGCGGCGGCCCGCGCGTCCGAGCGGGATGCGGCCGAGCAGCGGGACGAGCCGGCCGGGCGGGAGGCCCAGGCGGAGTACGAGCACGAGGACGACAGCGGCGTCACCGTCGATCCCGCTCTGGAGGCCCCCGAGCCCGTGCACCGTAGGACGCTCGCCGGGGCGGTGACCGACGGTTCCGGGGCCGCGGTGCCGGGGGCCAGCGTCACCGTGACGGATGGGCGCGGTGTCCAGATCGCCAGGATGTTGACCTCCCCGGAAGGGGAGTACCGGGTGCACGACCTCCCCGACGAGCCGGTCACGGTGGTGGCCTCCGCCGTCGGGGTGGAACCCGCCGTGGACAGGCTGCGTGCGCGGGCGGGGCGCGTGGAGCGCTGCGACTTCCTGCTGGACGACGAGTCCGAGAGCCGCAGCGTCCGGCCCGCCGGTGTGGCCGGTGCCTGAACCCGCTCCCGTTCGGCGGGCGGACGTCCACCCGGGCGGCGGGGTGGGCGTTGGTTTCGGGTTTGCTGAGTGAGTACTCACTCAGTATTGTGGTGGTGTGAGCACACCGGAATCCCGACGCCGTGCCCCCGCGATGAGTTCGCGGGAGCGGCGAACCGCGATCGTCCGGGCCACGCTGCCCCTGCTCGCCGAACAGGGGGCGAACGTGACCACCAAGTCGATCGCCCAGGCCGCGGACGTGGCCGAGGGGACGGTGTTCCGGGTCTTCGCGGACAAGGGCGAGCTCCTCCGCGCCTGCCTGGCGGAAGCGTTCCGCACCGACGAAGTGCGTGCTCGGATGAGCGAGATATCCACGGAGCTGTCCATCGACACCAGGCTCACCGAAGCGGCGGTGCTGGTGCTCGATCACTTCTCCCGCCTGGGGGAACTGAAGCGCAACCTGGCCGCTTCCGACTACGACGTGCACCGGCACGAGGCTCACGGTGAACAGCACCCCGGCCGGCACGGCCCACCCCGGTTCGTGCTCGAACTGACCGAGGCGCTCGCCGAGCTGATCGTCCCGGACGAGGGACGACTGCGAGTGCCGGTGCACGACGTCGCGGCCATGCTGCTCGGCCTGCTGCTGAGCGCGAGCTTCGACGGGAACAGTGACGACGAGGCCCGCTCCAAGCTGGCCCCGCGCATCGACGTACTGCTGCGCGGCGCGCTGGTGGAGCGGAAACCCCAGACATCGACCGGCCCGGACCGGTGAGAGGGAAACAATGGCAAGACCGCCTATCGAGGTCGAAAACGTAACCAAGGACTTCGGGAAGTTCAAGGCTCTCGACGACGTGAGCCTGCGGGTTCCCGAGGGCAACGTGCTCGGGCTGCTCGGCCACAACGGGGCGGGCAAGACCACGCTGGTCAACATCCTCAGCACGCTCTCGCCGCCGACCGGCGGCACCGCGCGCATCGCGGGCTACGACGTGGTGCGGCAGAGCAGGCAGGTCTGCGCCCGGATCGGCCTGACCGGGCAGTTCGCCGCAGTGGACGAACAACTGTCCGGGCTGGACAACCTGGTGCTCATCGCCAGATTGCTCGGTGCGGGCAAGCGCGCCGCCAAGCAGCGGGCCGAGGAGCTGCTGACCCTGTTCGAGCTGACCGAGGCGGCCAAGCGTCCCGCGCGGACCTACTCCGGCGGCATGCGGCGCAGGCTGGATCTGGCGGCGAGCCTCGTCGGCCACCCGGACGTGATCTTCCTCGACGAACCCACCACCGGTTTGGACCCCACCAGTCGGATGGGGCTGTGGCGGATCGTGGAGAACCTGGTCGACGACGGCACCACGGTGCTGCTGACCACCCAGTATCTCGACGAGGCGGACCGGCTCGCAGACTCCATCACGGTGCTCTCCAGCGGCAGGGTCGTCGCCTCCGGCACCGCCGAGGAGCTCAAGGCCGAGGTGGGGCAGCGAACCGCCACCGCCACCCTGGCGGACCCGGCCGAAGCCCCCCGGGCGCTCGAAGCCCTCGGCCGTGCCGGGCTCAGCCCGGTGCACGACGAACAGCGGCACGCCGTCACCGCGCCGGTCAACGCCTCGCACGAGCTCGCCGTGGTGGTCCGCGCGCTGGACGAGGCGGGCATCGAGGTCAGCGGTCTCGGTCTCGGTGAGCCGACCCTGGACGACGTCTACCTGAACCTCGCCCACCACGCTTCCGAACCGGCCGCCTGAGCCGAGCTCTCCGCTCCCGAACCGCTCGGCACCCCGACGGCGGGTGCCACTCACCTTCGTGACCGCACGGTTCTGCCGCCGGTTCGCGCCGCCGTGGCGTCTCCACCCCGTGTTCCCACAGGGGGCGGCGTGTGCGTCCGGGTCCCGTGGCCGGCTCCCGTGGGCACCGCGAGCCGGTGCGGGGTGGCCGCCTCGAACAGTTGAAACGAAAAAGCTTCATGAGTGACGGGAAGTACAGATGACCAGCACACTCAGCGCTCCCAGCGGCGAAGCGCCGGAGTCTTCACCCGATCGGGCCAACTGGCACGGCGCCAGCGTCTGGACCCAGATCGTGGTCCTGACCGGCAGGTCCTTACGCGCGGTGGTGAAGGACCCCCGAATAGTCGTGTTCAGCCTGCTGCAGCCGCTGATCATGCTGACGCTGTTCAGCCAGGTCTTCGGCAAGGCGTTGATGTCGAGCATCCAGACCGGCAGCTACATCAACTACCTGATGCCCGCCATCCTGGTGACAACCGGCATCGGCGCCTCGTTGCAGTCCGGCGTGGGACTGATCACCGACATGAAGAACGGCGTGCTCGGCCGGTTCCGCGCACTGCCGATCCGCATGGGCTCGGTCCTGCTCGCCCGCAGCCTCGCCGACCTCTTCCGCACCGCGGTGCAACTCGTGATCCTGCTGTGCGCGGCCGCGGTGCTGTTCGGGTTCTCCCCGGAGGGCGGATTCCTGGGGACCTTCAGCGCCTGGCTGCTCGCGCTGATGGTCAGCTGGTCGCTGACCTGGGTCTTCCTCGCGATCGCCTCCTGGGTGCGCAAGGAGGAGGTCATGCAGAGCGTGGGCTTTCTGGCCATGTTCCCGCTGATGTTCGCCTCCAGCGCGTTCGTGCCGCTGGACGCGCTGCCGAACTGGTTGAGCGTCGTCGCCCGCGTCAATCCGCTGACCTACGCGGTCGACGCCTCCCGCGACCTGTCGCTGGCGCTGCCGGTGGGCACCGGGGTGCTGTCCGCCGTGGGAGCCAGCGCCGTGCTGCTGGTGGTCGGTGCCTTCTTCGCGGTCAAGGGGTTCCGCCGCCCGCTGTGAGCTCCGGCGGGCGAGCGTGACGTGACGGGTGCCGACCCGGAATCCGCCCTGGCTCACCTCGACGGATCACCGGCCGGGGCGGGGCGCGGATTCCGCCCCGGCCGGTTCCCCGCCGACGGTGAGGGTCACAGCGGGGTGAGCGTCAGCGTCGCCGAACTCGCCCCGGTGTCCTGGACGTAGGACGCGTAGCCCGCCACGTCGTCGAAGGCGAAGCCGTAGGCCTTGCCGTCGACCGTGTTGGCGTGCAGCGCCTTCGCGTAGTGGTTCGTGACCGAGTGGCCGTAGAAGCTCGCCGCGTTCGTGGCGGGCTGGGTCGTGACGCTGTGCAGGTTGGACCTGTTGAGCCCGGCGCCCAGGATCGCCGCCACCGGGCCTCGCGGAGCCGCGCCCGCGAAGAGCGCACCGTCGCAGAACAGCACGTCACGGGTGCTCGGCCGGTCGAACGCCCCCACCTCGCCGCCGAAGACGAACTGGTCGCCGGACACCGAACCGCGGTGGACACCGGTGCCGATGTCCACGGTCATGGTGGTCGAGCGGTACTTCTCCCACACCTGGTCGATGTAGGAGTCGAAGTACGTGCTCGAGAAGTTGCCCAGGTCCAGCGCGTGCCCGGGCGCCACGATCCGGTAGTCGCCCTGCCGCAGGTTCTCGAACCCGGGGGTGGAGGTGATGCTGGAGAAGATCCGGTCACGACCACCCGGCTCCAGCGTTCCGGTGGTCTGGTCCGAGGCGCCCACCAGCCGGATAGCGGAGGGAACGCTGAACATGTCCACCATCGTGGTGTTGCAGTACATCCCGGTCTCGTTGAGCGTGAATTCGAAGACGTCGTGCAGCACCGTGTTGCTGGGGTCGCTGGGCACCCACCCCGCCGGATACCGCAGCGCCGGTTCGCCGGTGCCGCTCTCGACCACTTTGAACTTGAGCTCGCCGCCGAGGGCGAAGTAGACCCGCCCCGACATGGCGGGAAGGCTGATCGTGGTGTCACCGCTGTTGTTCAGCGGGATCCCGTAGTGGGCGTAGCCGTCGGACCCGTTGTCGGAGAACGAGATCGGCACCCGCCTGCCGTCCGGGGTGACGTGGACCTGCTGGCCGGACTGGTCGACTCCGACGATGTAGAGCGTGATCGAGGTGTTGGCGTAGGCGCCGGTGTGGTTGACCACCGTCAGCGGCAGCGGGACGGCGGACAGCTTGGCCCGCCGCCGCGTCGCGGCGGCCGCGCCGCCGCCCAGCACGGGAGCGGCCAGCGCCGCCGTGGACAGTCCTCCCAGGAATGTTCTCCTGTTGAACAAGGTGCCTCCTCCGGTCGGGCCGTGGTGACGGCCACCATGCGGTCCAGACCAGTGTGGTGGTGCCAGAACCGATCAAGCACTCCCTCGTCCCGGCGCAGCGGGTGCTCCGGGCGGCAGAGACCGAAAGGGCCGCCACGACGTCCCGAACGGGACAGCGGGCTCGTCAGCTCCGGCTTTCCCCGAAAGTCGCGCTGCCACCACGGCCCGCGCCGGGACTCCGCGTCGGCGGCCGGACCCCGCCCGGAGAACATCGGGGAAGAGCGGTTCGCGACTCCCGGTCGCCTCAGCCGCCCCGTCAGCGCGGTGTCAGCGCTGAGTAAGACCGTGTTGCTATCCAGAACGGGTAATCCCCGGCTCCGAAGGTTCTCGTCCCCGGATCGTCGGACGGACGGGGTGCGTCCGACGAGTCGTGTCCGGGGCGTTCGAGCAGCACGGGGAGGTCCGAACCCGAGGAGACCAATGGCGCGCACCACGGTTCTGTTCGTAGTGGACGAGCGGCTGTCCGGGAGCTCGGAGCGGGTCGACCGACTCGTCGCGGAACTGACCGAGCGGGGCCACGAGGTCCGCTGGCGATACCCGCGCCCGGAGCGTTCCCACCCCGGCGAGGACGAGGTCGGTCCGCCCGTTGCCGAGGGCACCGACGACGGCGAGTCGGGGCGGGACACCCACCCCGAGACCCCTGTCCCTGGCCGGAGGAGTTCCCGCGCTCCCTTCTTCCAGGCCCTGCGCGAGTACGGTCGGTCGGGAACCGAGTCCTGGCACAGCCCGGCGCACGCCGGTGGACATGCGCTCACCAACACCCAGGTCGGGGCGGAGTTCGCCGACTACCTCGGCTCGGAGGTGCTGCGTACCGACCTCTCGGTTTCGGTCCCCCGGTTCGGTTCACTGCTCGAATCCACCGGTCCGATAGGCGAGGCCGAGCGCGAGGCAGCACGGATCTTCGGCGCCGACGAGACGTTCTTCGTGCTCAACGGGAGTTCCGGGGCCAACCGTACGATCATGCACAGTTGCCTGGCACGCGGTGACGGAGCACTGCTGGACCGCAACTGCCACAAGTGCGTCTGCGACGGCGCGGCCCTCGCCGGGGCGCGCCCGAGCTACCTGGCCGCCCAGCGCAACGGTTACGGGCTCTGCGGTCCGATCCCGCCCGAGACGCTGCGGCGTTCCGGGGCGGGGACAAGCGCGTCCTACGCCGCCATCACCAACCCCACCTACGACGGCATCTGCTACGACACCACCCGCGTCGCCGAGCTGCTCGGGAACTCGGTACGCGACCTCCACTTCGACGAGGCCTGGTTCGCCCACGCCGCGTTTCACCCGCTCTACCGGAACCGCTACGCCATGGCCGTATCCGGTGCGTCCGGTGCGCCGCGCGTCTACGCGGCGCAGTCGACCCACAAGATGCTCGCGGCCCTCTCGCAGAGCGCGATGATCCACGTAGGTGCCCCGGAGGGCGAAACCCCGGACACGCACCGCCTCAACCTCACCTACGCCATGCACGCCTCCACCTCGCCGTCCTATCCCATGATCGCGGGACTGGAGGTGGCCTCGGTCATGCTGGACAACGGCGAGGGGAACGCGCTGCTCGACGAGGTGCTCGACGAGGCGATCCGATTCCGGCAGGAGATCGCCGGACGAGCGGCCGATGCCGCCGCGAGCGGTTCAGGGTGGTTCTTCGACGTGTGGCAGCCGCACACCGTGGACGATCCCGGCTCCGGGCAGCGGTTCGACTTCCACCGGGCATCTCCCGAACTGCTTCGCGCCGAACCCCGGTGCTGGACACTCGACCCCGAGGCCGATTGGCACGGCTTCGCCGAGCTGGACGAGAACTACGCGCTGCTCGACCCGACCAAGGTGACCCTGCTGTCCCCCGGCTGCGACCAGTGGGGACGGTTCGCAGCGGCGGGCCTGCCCGCCGGGATCGTGGCACGTTACCTGGCGGAGCGGGGCGTCGTCGTGGAGAAGACCGGACACTACACGCTGCTGTTGCTGTTCTCACTGGGAACCAGCACCGCGAAGCGGCAGCATCTCTGCGGGGCGTTGCGGGATGTGAAACGCGCGTACGACACCGACGCCCCGCTGATCGACGTGCTGCCCTCGCTGGTGAGCGAGTATCCCGAACGCTACCGGGGCGAGACGCTGCGCGGACTGGCGCACGACATGCACGAGCGGCTGCGGGTTCACCGGCTGCCCGAGCTGCTGGACCGGGCCTACACCCGGCTGCCTCGGCAACCGAGCACTCCGGCGGACGCGCACGACGAGGTCGTTCGGGGGCGGACCACTCCGGTACCGTTGGACGAGCTGGACGGCAGGGTAGCGGCGAACATGGTCGTTCCCGTGCCACCGGGTGTGCCGATCCTGATGCCCGGTGAGGAGACCGGCCCCGCCGATGGTGCCTCGCTGGGGTACCTGGCGGCGCTGCGCGACTTCGACCGCGCGTTCCCCGGTTTCGAGCACGACGTCCACGGCATCGACCGCGACGAGTCCGGCGAGTATCACCTCGAGTGCCTGCTCACCTAGCGGCGGGGGCGGTGGTTCCGGAAGAAGCCGACAGTGAGCCGGACTCAGGTGTGCTCCCGCCGGAGCGCGTTCTTGTCCACCTTTCCGGTGGCACTGCGCGGCAGTCGCTCGACGAGGTCGACGCCACGGGGAACCTTGTACCTGCCCAGGCGTTCGGCGAGGAACCCGGTGAGCTCGGCGCTGTCGGGCTCGCTGCCGGAACGCGCGACGACGACCGCCTTGCCCACCTCGCCCCACGTGGGGTCGGGCATCCCCACCACGGCCGCTTCCGCGACCGCCGGGTGCTCGTGCAACACCGCCTCGATCTCGGCCGGGTAGACGTTCTCGCCTCCGGAGACGAACATGTCCTTGAGCCGGTCCACCACGCGGTGAAACCCCTCGTCGTCGACGGAGGCGACATCGCCGGAGCGGAACCAACCGTCATCGGTGAAGGAGTCCGCGGTGGCCTCGGGCCGTCGCCAGTACCCGTCCACGACGTTCGGCCCCGCCACGAGGATCTCGCCCGGTTCGCCGGGTGACGGTGCCGTGCCGTCGGGCTTTTCGAGGCGGACGTCGCTGAAGAACGCCGGTTTGCCCGCGCAGCCGATCCGGCTCGGGCTGTCGGCCGCGCTCAGCAGCAGTACTCCGGGCGAGGCCTCCGTCATGCCGTATCCCTGCATGAGGGGCAGTCCGCGTTCGCCGTAGCGGCGGATGAGCTCCTCCGGAACCGGGGCGCCGCCGCACAGCGGGAAGCGCAGGCTCGACAGGTCCGCCTCGGGCCAGCGTGGCGACCGGCTCAACGCCTCGAACATGGTCGGAACCCCGAACACCAGCGTGATCCGC
The nucleotide sequence above comes from Actinopolyspora erythraea. Encoded proteins:
- a CDS encoding beta-1,3-glucanase family protein, with protein sequence MFNRRTFLGGLSTAALAAPVLGGGAAAATRRRAKLSAVPLPLTVVNHTGAYANTSITLYIVGVDQSGQQVHVTPDGRRVPISFSDNGSDGYAHYGIPLNNSGDTTISLPAMSGRVYFALGGELKFKVVESGTGEPALRYPAGWVPSDPSNTVLHDVFEFTLNETGMYCNTTMVDMFSVPSAIRLVGASDQTTGTLEPGGRDRIFSSITSTPGFENLRQGDYRIVAPGHALDLGNFSSTYFDSYIDQVWEKYRSTTMTVDIGTGVHRGSVSGDQFVFGGEVGAFDRPSTRDVLFCDGALFAGAAPRGPVAAILGAGLNRSNLHSVTTQPATNAASFYGHSVTNHYAKALHANTVDGKAYGFAFDDVAGYASYVQDTGASSATLTLTPL
- a CDS encoding TetR/AcrR family transcriptional regulator — encoded protein: MARSARTAPRAASPSPNHGAGEAGTGGLRERKKRATRQALQQAAVRLFRDHGTGAVTVDDICAHADVSPRTFFNYFTSKEEVLVPWDRETIDNTAARVLERPPEEDPLEVAGAVLGEAIETAMNGPTWRDQAVVLRHHPELIEKVVTAFRALEAALVEGFAQRLGRTTEDVYVRLLGATAITTLRVSVQSWQESETGESMRHYLAENFERLRRGLRPDELG
- a CDS encoding acyl-CoA synthetase, whose protein sequence is MRDQGLGSWPTRRARSTPDSTAVVHGERTLGYAELRDRVHALANGLRGHRLGRGDRIAYLGPNHPAFLETMFASGALGAVFVPLNTRLAIAELAFMLEDCGAEVLVHERRHTETARALRQRLPRLRLIAVNGDEAPEEDLESLIAASPADRVDEPVAHEDTAFILYTSGTTGRPKGARISHGNAVWNALNVVVDVDLTSTEVTLINAPLFHSAALGMTCLPTLLKGGTVVLEESFDVDTTFDLVERLRITLVFGVPTMFEALSRSPRWPEADLSSLRFPLCGGAPVPEELIRRYGERGLPLMQGYGMTEASPGVLLLSAADSPSRIGCAGKPAFFSDVRLEKPDGTAPSPGEPGEILVAGPNVVDGYWRRPEATADSFTDDGWFRSGDVASVDDEGFHRVVDRLKDMFVSGGENVYPAEIEAVLHEHPAVAEAAVVGMPDPTWGEVGKAVVVARSGSEPDSAELTGFLAERLGRYKVPRGVDLVERLPRSATGKVDKNALRREHT
- a CDS encoding Orn/Lys/Arg family decarboxylase, whose amino-acid sequence is MARTTVLFVVDERLSGSSERVDRLVAELTERGHEVRWRYPRPERSHPGEDEVGPPVAEGTDDGESGRDTHPETPVPGRRSSRAPFFQALREYGRSGTESWHSPAHAGGHALTNTQVGAEFADYLGSEVLRTDLSVSVPRFGSLLESTGPIGEAEREAARIFGADETFFVLNGSSGANRTIMHSCLARGDGALLDRNCHKCVCDGAALAGARPSYLAAQRNGYGLCGPIPPETLRRSGAGTSASYAAITNPTYDGICYDTTRVAELLGNSVRDLHFDEAWFAHAAFHPLYRNRYAMAVSGASGAPRVYAAQSTHKMLAALSQSAMIHVGAPEGETPDTHRLNLTYAMHASTSPSYPMIAGLEVASVMLDNGEGNALLDEVLDEAIRFRQEIAGRAADAAASGSGWFFDVWQPHTVDDPGSGQRFDFHRASPELLRAEPRCWTLDPEADWHGFAELDENYALLDPTKVTLLSPGCDQWGRFAAAGLPAGIVARYLAERGVVVEKTGHYTLLLLFSLGTSTAKRQHLCGALRDVKRAYDTDAPLIDVLPSLVSEYPERYRGETLRGLAHDMHERLRVHRLPELLDRAYTRLPRQPSTPADAHDEVVRGRTTPVPLDELDGRVAANMVVPVPPGVPILMPGEETGPADGASLGYLAALRDFDRAFPGFEHDVHGIDRDESGEYHLECLLT
- a CDS encoding TetR/AcrR family transcriptional regulator, coding for MSTPESRRRAPAMSSRERRTAIVRATLPLLAEQGANVTTKSIAQAADVAEGTVFRVFADKGELLRACLAEAFRTDEVRARMSEISTELSIDTRLTEAAVLVLDHFSRLGELKRNLAASDYDVHRHEAHGEQHPGRHGPPRFVLELTEALAELIVPDEGRLRVPVHDVAAMLLGLLLSASFDGNSDDEARSKLAPRIDVLLRGALVERKPQTSTGPDR
- a CDS encoding daunorubicin resistance protein DrrA family ABC transporter ATP-binding protein, with protein sequence MARPPIEVENVTKDFGKFKALDDVSLRVPEGNVLGLLGHNGAGKTTLVNILSTLSPPTGGTARIAGYDVVRQSRQVCARIGLTGQFAAVDEQLSGLDNLVLIARLLGAGKRAAKQRAEELLTLFELTEAAKRPARTYSGGMRRRLDLAASLVGHPDVIFLDEPTTGLDPTSRMGLWRIVENLVDDGTTVLLTTQYLDEADRLADSITVLSSGRVVASGTAEELKAEVGQRTATATLADPAEAPRALEALGRAGLSPVHDEQRHAVTAPVNASHELAVVVRALDEAGIEVSGLGLGEPTLDDVYLNLAHHASEPAA
- a CDS encoding ABC transporter permease; the protein is MTSTLSAPSGEAPESSPDRANWHGASVWTQIVVLTGRSLRAVVKDPRIVVFSLLQPLIMLTLFSQVFGKALMSSIQTGSYINYLMPAILVTTGIGASLQSGVGLITDMKNGVLGRFRALPIRMGSVLLARSLADLFRTAVQLVILLCAAAVLFGFSPEGGFLGTFSAWLLALMVSWSLTWVFLAIASWVRKEEVMQSVGFLAMFPLMFASSAFVPLDALPNWLSVVARVNPLTYAVDASRDLSLALPVGTGVLSAVGASAVLLVVGAFFAVKGFRRPL
- a CDS encoding carboxypeptidase regulatory-like domain-containing protein; this encodes MPKEELKSLARKLVSTLWFPMFFVVGFMVFYLIPFHAPAPHDVPVAVVGDRAAAGIQVSFDNSVPDGYDISSVPDEGAARQAVRDRDVVAAYDPSAGEMFYASANGRMAVQMLRQSFAPVAAQSGQQLTLTDLAATAPGDVMGTGLFYCLMAMNIAPYVLVMMLLRAELTTRQKLGSMVGFGVVSSLICYFTALSLDVIYNDPLLLLVGFLLTQGIAWTAYGLVPIVKQFIPGVAIGLFVLLSLPSSGGAIPLHFVHPIFQSLHHVMPLGNAVDAMRGILYFDGTGALRSTLVLCAWFVLGAALVTFNHFRAKRLAAARASERDAAEQRDEPAGREAQAEYEHEDDSGVTVDPALEAPEPVHRRTLAGAVTDGSGAAVPGASVTVTDGRGVQIARMLTSPEGEYRVHDLPDEPVTVVASAVGVEPAVDRLRARAGRVERCDFLLDDESESRSVRPAGVAGA